From Oryza sativa Japonica Group chromosome 4, ASM3414082v1, one genomic window encodes:
- the LOC107278531 gene encoding MEIOTIC F-BOX protein MOF, whose amino-acid sequence MASSFRKRKTGWLILHPWRPRGRGAVQTPSPPATDRLSALPDALLHTILSSLKGRQMVQTSVLSKRWRHLWRSVPCLDIDQREFAAASENWAISRSDLEKFEDFADNVLAYRCGSPAKLDTFRLRICDRYHSLRSSDTDRWIRRGLKCSPREFHLHFDYRYDSYLLEMHKLGSNYGCLTKLHLTNVSLHECFMEHITTVCTLLEVLELNRCSLYLQEITHPKLKNLVLHGPAVMPSLVRASIRFSVVFPCKCNFLNVLFNVTSLELSGFREMVRLEFNQVEFHAFKNLRTLLLDRCRPSYNNELLRHLLQNSPNLEKLTVHCCKFSKGSLEWRKSSQHKNQVNCRKLKSTEIIYKDIDDVRELVDLLLDVSGHLPKNTIALTKI is encoded by the exons ATGGCAAGTTCATTTAGAAAGCGGAAAACG GGTTGGCTTATTCTGCATCCATGGCGACCGCGAGGAAGAGGAGCTGTCCAGACACCATCTCCACCGGCGACCGACCGGCTGAGCGCGCTGCCGGACGCCCTCCTCCACACCATCCTCTCCTCACTCAAGGGCCGACAGATGGTTCAGACGAGCGTGCTCTCCAAGAGGTGGAGGCATCTTTGGCGCTCCGTGCCATGCCTCGACATCGACCAGAGAGAGTTCGCGGCCGCCAGTGAGAATTGGGCAATCTCCCGAAGTGACCTTGAAAAGTTTGAGGATTTTGCAGATAATGTGCTGGCCTATCGCTGTGGATCGCCCGCGAAATTGGACACATTCCGACTTCGCATATGTGACAGATATCATTCTCTCCGTTCTTCAGATACTGATAGATGGATTCGGCGCGGCCTCAAGTGCTCCCCGAGAGAGTTTCACTTGCATTTTGATTACAGATATGACTCCTATTTGCTTGAGATGCATAAGTTGGGTTCCAATTATGGCTGCCTCACCAAGTTGCACCTTACTAATGTTTCATTGCATGAATGCTTCATGGAGCACATCACTACTGTTTGCACCCTTCTGGAAGTTCTAGAGCTCAACAGATGTAGTCTCTATCTCCAAGAAATTACACATCCCAAGCTGAAGAATTTGGTTCTGCATGGGCCTGCAGT GATGCCGTCTCTTGTCAGAGCATCAATCCGTTTCAGTGTTGTCTTTCCGTGCAAATGCAACTTTCTTAACGTGTTGTTTAATGTGACAAGTCTAGAATTGTCGGGTTTCCGTGAAATG GTGCGGCTGGAGTTCAATCAAGTCGAATTCCATGCATTCAAAAACCTGAGGACCTTGTTGCTGGATAGATGCCGTCCGAGTTACAACAATGAGTTATTGCGTCACCTTCTCCAGAACTCTCCTAATCTTGAGAAGCTCACTGTGCATTGCTGCAAG TTCTCAAAAGGTTCCCTGGAGTGGAGGAAATCATCCCAGCATAAGAACCAGGTGAACTGTAGGAAGCTGAAGTCTACTGAAATCATATACAAGGACATTGATGATGTTCGTGAGCTTGTCGATCTTTTGCTGGACGTCTCAGGGCACCTACCGAAGAACACTATAGCGCTCACCAAAATATGA
- the LOC107275339 gene encoding MEIOTIC F-BOX protein MOF, whose amino-acid sequence MDRLSALPDGLLHAVMSFLPARQMAQTCVLSKRWVHLWRSVPSLNLDIREFRNLSKEEDDDDDETWGKMKDFIANLLMFHHAPTLDTFTVCTGAVVQAAVGNRSRRNHRRNDVDYPAVADNRSRDVGRWIRGGIKYCPRVLDVAVAPSGSGCRPPPDLGSGSCFRRLERLRLSCFALDSGFARQVRDSCPVLRCLELHRCHIEFSHIESSTLNKLVIEGCIGCSLSLAISAPRLASLCLDLSYGAYKNGVSLNTISLVEASVTLNVFQISPEGEAMLLCGLFNVTNLELEAIHAKLGGVLGAKLSAVGSAKGGGRERRKFYGCCNVNEKVILHEKFDKFSSFNNLRTLSLDDCFQGMGDLKEKFKALGRLLEKCPNLEKLTLQHCWFLSGSTQRAEMETRTSGLCLQSQDQVTFHCQKLKLIEIKHDSELCCDHQLFQLMWGFWKDLKKATIILTKI is encoded by the exons ATGGATCGTCTGAGCGCGCTGCCGGATGGCCTCCTCCACGCCGTCATGTCCTTCCTCCCCGCCCGGCAGATGGCGCAGACGTGCGTGCTGTCCAAGCGGTGGGTACATCTGTGGCGCTCGGTGCCTAGCCTCAACCTCGACATCCGTGAGTTTCGTAACCTCTCAAaggaggaggatgatgatgatgatgagacaTGGGGGAAGATGAAGGATTTCATCGCAAACCTGCTAATGTTCCACCACGCTCCGACGTTAGATACCTTCACCGTGTGCACCGGGGCGGTAGTTCAAGCTGCGGTTGGCAATCGCAGTCGTCGCAATCACCGTCGCAACGATGTCGACTATCCCGCTGTGGCTGACAATCGCAGTCGCGATGTCGGTAGATGGATCCGCGGCGGAATCAAGTACTGTCCCCGGGTGCTGGACGTCGCGGTCGCGCCCTCCGGTTCTGGGTGTAGGCCGCCGCCCGACCTGGGCTCAGGTTCTTGCTTCCGTCGTCTCGAGAGGCTGCGTCTTTCTTGCTTTGCTCTGGACAGCGGCTTCGCGAGGCAGGTGCGCGATAGCTGCCCCGTGCTCCGATGCTTGGAGCTCCACCGCTGTCACATTGAGTTCAGCCACATCGAGTCCAGCACGCTGAACAAGCTGGTGATTGAAGGCTGCATAGGCTGCTCTCTTAGTCTTGCTATCAGCGCTCCTCGACTTGCTTCCCTGTGCCTGGACTTATCGTACGGCGCATACAAGAATGGTGTTTCGTTAAATACTATTTCCCTTGTGGAGGCATCTGTTACTTTAAATGTTTTCCAAATCTCACCAGAAGGTGAAGCCATGCTTCTTTGCGGTCTATTCAATGTGACCAATTTGGAGTTGGAGGCTATTCATGCCAAG CTCGGCGGCGTGCTAGGAGCGAAGCTGAGCGCAGTTGGTAGCGCCAAGGGTGGTGGCAGAG AGCGGAGGAAATTTTACGGTTGTTGCAATGTCAATGAGAAG GTAATACttcatgagaaatttgacaaattctCATCATTCAACAACCTGAGAACCTTGTCACTAGACGATTGTTTTCAAGGCATGGGTGATTTGAAGGAAAAATTCAAGGCTCTCGGAAGATTACTGGAAAAGTGTCCTAATTTGGAGAAGCTTACATTGCAGCATTGCTGG TTTTTAAGTGGTTCTACTCAAAGGGCAGAGATGGAGACCAGAACGAGTGGACTCTGTCTCCAAAGTCAGGACCAAGTGACCTTCCATTGTCAGAAATTGAAGTTGATTGAAATCAAACATGACAGTGAACTTTGCTGTGATCACCAACTGTTTCAACTGATGTGGGGCTTCTGGAAGGACCTAAAAAAGGCCACCATCattcttaccaaaatttag
- the LOC136355953 gene encoding MEIOTIC F-BOX protein MOF-like, producing the protein MEPVAKRARTGGGGGSAAVDRLSSLPDALLHAVMSSLPARQMVQTCVLSKRWVHLWRSVPSLNLDSREFLLPIYDRWQKMEDFTTNLLMFHHAPTLDAFSIRADVAVGKHGRHVDRWIRCGIKYCPRVLDIAVATVDSRYRLPDLASGSCRLGRLHLSYVALHSGFARQVRDSCPVLRCLELHRCLTKFSHIESSTLNRLVIEDSMGGSDSLAISAPRLASLRLVAFLFHTYKNGVSLNGANSLVEASVAVKSGRTSPEGEAMLLCGLFSVSSLELKGIQELAILHEKFDKSQSFHNLRTLSLDNCFQAEGDLKDKFRALGKLLEMCPNLEKLTLQHCWFLGGSTQRAKRKTRTSGLCLENFSETLGDADVDAALDSWQPVRPILSLQRLEDKVTFVQEPDELSMFYNLKRACCCSIASSANVVISERLKRGEDGETDLDSVPDPHDFNTSQCPNLKVIEIKYKLI; encoded by the exons ATGGAGCCCGTCGCCAAGCGGGCCCGtacgggcggcggaggcggatccGCCGCCGTAGATCGCCTGAGCAGCCTGCCGGACGCCCTCCTCCACGCCGTCATGTCCTCCCTCCCGGCGCGGCAGATGGTGCAGACGTGCGTGCTGTCCAAGCGGTGGGTACATCTGTGGCGCTCGGTGCCTAGCCTCAACCTCGACAGCAGGGAATTTCTCCTACCAATATATGATAGATGGCAGAAGATGGAGGATTTCACCACCAACCTGCTCATGTTCCACCACGCTCCGACCTTAGACGCGTTCAGCATCCGTGCAGACGTAGCTGTTGGCAAGCACGGCCGCCATGTCGATAGGTGGATTCGCTGTGGTATCAAGTACTGCCCCCGAGTGCTGGACATCGCGGTCGCAACCGTTGATTCTAGGTACAGGCTGCCCGATCTGGCCTCCGGTTCTTGTCGCCTCGGAAGGTTGCATCTTTCTTATGTGGCTCTGCACAGCGGCTTCGCGAGGCAGGTGCGCGATAGCTGCCCCGTGCTCCGATGCTTGGAGCTCCACCGCTGTCTCACCAAGTTTAGCCACATTGAGTCCAGCACACTGAACAGGTTGGTCATTGAAGACTCCATGGGTGGCTCCGATAGTTTAGCTATCAGTGCTCCTCGTCTTGCTTCCCTGCGCCTGGTGGCCTTTCTGTTCCACACATACAAGAATGGTGTTTCGTTAAACGGAGCGAATTCCCTTGTGGAGGCTTCTGTTGCTGTGAAGTCTGGCCGAACCTCGCCAGAAGGTGAAGCCATGCTTCTTTGCGGCCTGTTCAGTGTTTCCAGTTTGGAGTTGAAGGGTATACAGGAACTG GCAATACTTCATGAAAAATTTGATAAATCCCAATCATTCCACAACCTGAGAACCTTGTCACTAGACAATTGTTTTCAAGCTGAAGGTGATTTGAAGGACAAATTCAGGGCTCTCGGAAAGTTGCTAGAAATGTGTCCTAATTTGGAGAAGCTTACATTGCAGCATTGCTGG TTTTTAGGAGGTTCTACTCAAAGGGCAAAGAGAAAGACCAGAACGAGTGGGCTCTGTCTCGAAA ATTTCTCTGAAACCCTAGGAGATGCAGACGTGGATGCAGCGTTGGATTCTTGGCAGCCTGTTCGACCAATTTTATCTTTACAGCGCCTTGAGGATAAG GTGACGTTTGTTCAGGAACCTGATGAATTATCAATGTTCTATAACCTGAAGAGAGCTTGTTGCTGTAGTATTGCTTCGTCAGCGAACGTTGTG ATTTCAGAACGTCTCAAAAGGGGTGAAGACGGCGAGACGGACCTTGATTCTGTCCCTGATCCTCATGATTTCAACACTTCACAATGTCCGAATTTGAAGGTGATAGAGATCAAgtataaattaatatga